GTCGGTGATCTGGGCGATGACGAAACCGTGGAGCGCATCGGGCAGGCCGTCAATGGGCACCTCCACATGCTTGATCTGGGCGCGCCGTCGTGCGTTGATCAAGCCGATCAGTGTCGCCAGGACAGCCAGGACCGGGACGGCCACGGCAGAGCGGACCGCGAAGCGGGTGAACGCCGGATCGGACGCGGACAGGGCCATGCCCAGCAGCACCAGATCACGGATCAGGGTCAGGATCAGCAGCGACGAGAACAAGCCCATGAACAGCGAGCCGGCCCAGGCCAGGATATCGGACAAGGGTTGTTGCCGGACTCCCCGCGACGCCACGCTCATGGGCATCAGCAGGAACGACGCCGTCAGCATGCCGGCGCCCGCCAGGCGCCAGGTGCCGCTCACCGGCAGGTCGGGCAGCAGCCGGATGCCGATATAGCCGTGGAGCGCGCCGACAAGCGCCATGACGATCAGGAAGAGGGAGGGCAGGCGCATATGGGTTCCCTGGTGGGCGTCGCCGGAAGATGGGCCGGAAGAGGCCAAGGTCAACAGGGTCGGCGCTGGCCGCCTTGCGCTTGGCCGCCGGAGCTTTCACAGTCAGGGCCGCAATTGCGCAATCATGGGGAAATTCGATGCGGCTGCCGACCGACAGAAACGTGTTCCAGAACGCCTGGGTGGTGAACGACCTGGAAGCCGCCATGACGCGATGGCTCGACTTCTACGGTATCGGCCCGTTCTATGTGCTCGAGCAGCTGAACCTGGACGGCACGCTCTATCGCGGCCAGCCTTCGGAGCTGCGGCTGTCCGTGGGCCTGGCGCAGGCCCAGTCGGTGCAGATCGAGCTGATCTTCCAGCACAGCAAGGGCCCCAGCGTCTACCGGGACATGGTTCCCGAAGGGCAGACCGGGTTTCACCACGTCTGCACCTACACCGACGATTTCGCCGCCGACAAGGCCTATTACGAGCAGGCCGGTTACGCCACCGCCATGGAAGGCGGCGCGCCCGACGGCTCGGTGAAGTTCGGCTATTTCGACACCCGCAAGGACTTCGACATCTTCACCGAGGTGATCAGCGCCTCGCCCGGCATCCTCGCCCGCAACGAGATGGTGCGCCGCGCCTCCGTCGATTGGGACGGCAGCGATCCCATCCGCATCATCACGCCGGATGGCTGGCGGGCGGCCTAGGGCCGCTTCCGCTCGACCGCCCAGTCGGCATAGGCGATGCGCGGCATGTTGAACATGCCGGCCGTCGTCGTGTACCAGCCGCCGCCATGCATGCGGCCGATCAGCTTCAGCATGGGCGCGTCCACATACATCTTCTCAGCGTCGAAACAGGCATCGTCGATGTGCATGTAGACCACCTCGCCGACGACGATGCGGTTGCCGGTGCCCACTTCCATGGTGGTCATGCGCTTGCACTCGAAGCTGACCGGCGATTCCTTGATGTAGGGCACGTTCACCTTCACGCCGGGCACGGCGGTCAGACCGGCGCTGTCCATCTCGTCCTCCTCGGCGGGGAAGTCCATGGCGCACAGATTCATGTGCGGTGCGATTGCCTCGCTGACCAGGCTGACGACAAATTCGCCGGTGTCGCGGATGTTGTCGCCGGTGTCCTTGCGCGGTGAATAATCGGTGACCTCCAGCCCCAGCACCACCAGCGGCGGTTCGCTGCTCATGGCATTGAAAAAGCTGAAAGGCGCCGAATTGACGATGCCGTCCTTGCTGACGGTGGTAACCAGGGCGATGGGGCGCGGCACCACGGTCGACACCAGCAGCTTGTAGCGTTCGGGGCGGGACAGTTTGGCGAAATCCAGTTCCATGGCGGGCTCCCAGGTTTGCGATGCCATTAATTATATCGCGATATAAAAAATGGCAAGGCCCGGTGTTGGCGGCGCGGACGATCCCGGCTAAGACTGCGCAGTCCCCGGAACAGGAAACAGCCATGACCCCGAAAATCACCGGATTGCGTGTACGTGCCGCCGTCGTGCCGCGCCCCCGGCCACTGATCTTCCATACGGCGAAGTTCACCAAATCGCCCCTGCTGCTGCTGGATCTGGAGACAGACGCGGGCGTCACGGGCCGCGCCTATCTGTTCTGCTATCACGACGAGGCGGTCGCGCCGCTGGTGGCCATGACCCGCAACATGGAACCGCTGCTCGTCGGCATGGACCTCGAGCCGCTGGCCATCAACCGCAAGATCTGGAGCAGCTTCCGCTATCTGGGCATGCAGGGGATCGCCGCCATGGTGCTGTCGGTGATCGACATGGCTGCCTGGGATGCGCTGGCGTGCTCGGCCGGCCTGCCGCTTGCCCGGTTACTGGGTGGCACGGCCAAGCCGCTTGCCACCTATGACAGCACCGGTCTGGGCGGCCCGGACTCGGTGGCGCGCGAGGCGCGCGAACTGGCCGATGCCGGTTTCGCCACCATCAAGATCAAGCTGGGCTATCCGACCGCCGACGATGACCTCGCGGTGATCCGCGCCATCGGTGCCGAGGTGCCGGGCATGAAGCTGATGGTCGACTACAATATGCGGCTGTCCAACATCGAGGCCGCCGCGCGCATGGCCGCGCTCGAGCCGGAAGGGTTGCTGTGGGTCGAGGAGCCGCTGGATTCAGGCGATCTGGATGGCCACGCCGCGCTGGCCCGCGACTTCCGTACGCCGATCCAGATGGGCGAGAACTGGTGGAACGTGCAGGACATGGCCCGGGCGGTGAAGGCCCAGGCCACCGACTGCGTCATGATCGACATCGGCCGTATCGGCGGCGTCACCGGCTGGTTGCAATGCGCGGCGCTGGCCGAGGCGCACGGCGTGCCTTTGTCCAGCCACTTCTTTCCGGAAATCAGCGCCCAGATGATGTCCGTCACGCCCACGGCGCACTGGCTCGAATTCCTCGAATGGGCGAGTCCGATCCTCACCGAACCGGTCAGCGCCGCGAACGGCATCCTCGAGCCGTCCACCCGGCCCGGCTCCGGCGTCGAGTGGGATGAGGCGGCCGTGGCGCGCTACGAAATCAAGCTCTGAGACTTTTCTGCAAGGGTGCTTGTATTCGGCATGGACGTTCGGGATACTGCCGCTCCCAGGGGAAGGAGACCGACCATGACCGTGACCAAGTACAGCCTGTTTCAGGAAGCCTATTTCGTCGACGATATCGAGGATGCGATCAAGCGCTGGAACCGGCTGTTCGGCGCCGGCCCGTTTCGCCGCGTGCCGCACCACAAGACCGACAAGTTCGACTATCGCGGCACCGACACGGAAGCCGACGTGTCCTATGCCTTCGGCTATCAGGGCGACATCATGGTGCAGTTCATCGAGCAGCACGACGAGAAGGCCTCCATCTACCGCGACATGTTCAAGCGGGGCGAGGAAGGTCACCACCATGTTGGCGTGCTGGTCCATGACTTCGAGGTCGAGTACCAGCGATTGCTCGACATGGGCTTTGAATGCGCCTGCCGGCTCTATGCCGACAAGGTCGACGCCGCCTATTTCGATACGCGCTCGGTCAACGGCTGCTTCACCGAAATCCACGGCGACCCGCCGCACATCCTGCAATCCTTCGCCACCTGGAAGCGTGCGCACGAGCTGTGGCGGCCCGGCTACAGCCTGTATCTCGAGGAGCAGCCCTGACGGCTCCAGGGTTCCCTGCAGGATCGCTCCTTGTGTCCGACGCCCGGATGATATATAAAATTCGAAATAAATAGTGAGTGCCGCAAGGCGCGCCAATCGGGCAATGGACAGCGAATGCGTTTGGGAATGGGTTTTGTTGCGGCGGCTTTTGCCGTGATCGTGACGACGGGCGCCGCGCAGGCGACACCCGTCAACCTGATTTCCAATGGCGAGTTCGAAACGCCCGGCAGTGTCACCGACTACACCATCTTTCCGACCAATGGCGTTCCCGGCTGGGGCACCACCGGCAGCGGCATCGAGTTGTGGCAGCAGGGCTTCCTGGGATCGCCGACGACGGGCAGCGATGGCCTGTCGACCGGCCAGAGCCTGGAGCTGAACGCCAACAATGGCAGCGATTCCGTATTCCAGCTGTTCACGGTGCCGCTCAACATCACCTCGAGTTCGGCTGTGCTGAGCTTCGACGCCTGGCCGCGCCAGGCGGCGCTGGGCGCGGTTTCGCTGGTGGGTACCATTTCCGGCACGATCCTCGCGCCCTCCTCGATGGCGATGAACAACGCCCTGTGGACGCCGAATGTCTTCAACGTGACTGTCGCCGCCGGTGAAACCATCCGGCTGGTCTTCCAGGCCCTTGGCGGGAACTCGGCGATCTCTCCCCATGTGGACCAAGTTGCCTTCACGGTCGATGTGCCGGAACCCGGCGCGCTGGGGCTTCTGTGCGCCGGCCTGATGGGCCTGGCGCTGGTCCGGCGCCGGAGACGTTCCGCCTCCTTCTGACATCCACTTTCCGCCATCCACAGGCCCGGCCGCGCGACAATGTGCCGGGCCTGTTCCGCGTTTCGGGTGTCGATGATGGATCGGATGAACTAGCATCGACCCCGGGGAATTTCGGGGAGGCGACGGGTTCATGCGCTTGTATTACGGCTGGAACGTCATGGCCGTGGCGTTCATGTGTCAGGCGCTGGTCTATGGCCTGGCCATGTATTCCTTTACCTTCTGGGTGACCCACTGGATGGCCGAGTTCGGCGCCAGCCGGGCCGATTTGATGTGGAGTACGTCGTTTTCCATCGCCGCCATGGGCGCCATGGCGCCGTTCGCGGGCCGCGCCATGGCGCGGGTGCCGATCCGGATATTGGTGTGCGGCGGAATCGCTTCGTTCGTGTTGGCCTATGTGATGCTGTCGCAGGCCAGTGCTGCATGGCAGGTGGGCGCCATCTACGCCACCCTCGTCGGCGTCGCCCTGTTGCTGACCGGGCCACTGGTCGCGCAGGCGCTGGGCGCCGCATGGTTTCGACGCAACCGGGGTTTTGCCATCGGTATCGGCATCAGCGGCCTCGCCATGGGCGGGTTCCTGATGCCGCCATTGACCACCTGGCTGATCGGCGAGCTGGGCTGGCGCCACGCCCATCTGGCGCTGGCCGCACTGGTCGCTGCCGTCGCCCTGCCCGCTGCGTGGCTGGTGGTGCGAAGCCGTCCCGAGGACATGGGGCTCGAACCCGAACCGGCCGGCGACGAGGCCGCGATGGCGCGCACAATCATGGATGGACGGGCGTGGACACTGCGCGAGATTCTCGGCAACCGGGCGTTCTGGATTCTCGCCATCGCATTCTTCACGCCCAACTTCGCGTTTCGCGGCATCCAGCAGAACTGGGGGCCCTATGCGGCCGACATCGGCCTCGACGCGCAGACCGCCGCGTTCATCGTGTCGATCAGCGCCGCCGGCCAGATGGCCTCGAAGCTGGCATTCGGTGCGCTCAGCGACCGTTTCGGTCTGCGGACGCTGTACTGGATCGCCATGGCCTGCCTTGCCGCCAGCGCGCTGCTGCTGATCGGCCGGCCGTCCATGCCGGCGATCTGGGCGTTCGCCGCGTTGATGGGGGTGGCGGCCGGTGAATTCACCCTGCTCGGCGTGTTCTGCGCCCGCCAGTTCGGCGCCCGCGACTTCGGCAAGGTCATGGGCATGCTGCTGTTCCTGATTACGCTGGGGTCGTTCGGCGCAGTCCTCGCGGGCTGGGTCCGCGATGTCACCGGCAGCTATGACGGCGCCTATTACATGCTGCTGGCGCTGCTGGTGCCGTCGATCATCGCCATGGCATTCCTGCATCCGCCCCGGCCAGCGCCGCGCGCGGCGGAAGCGGTGCCGGGCGCGTGAACCGCGGTTGTCAGTGCTCGTGGCCGGGCGTTATGCTCGGCCCGCACAAGGGGAGACGAGCATGATCGGCGTTATCGCAACCCTCCGTATCAAGGCGGAGCAGGTCGACGCATTCCGCACCCATATGGCGGGCATGACCCGCACCGTGGAATCGCAGGAACAAGGCAATCACTTCTACCGCGGCTATGCCACGAAGGACCCGCAGGTATTCGTGGCGCTGGAAGCCTACAGGGACCGTGGCGCGCTGGATGCGCACGGCAATTCGGATCATGTCGCTGCCGTGATGCCGAAGGTCGGCGCCATGCTGGAAGGCGACGTGCAGGTTGAAATTCTCGAGCAGGTATGGTGAGCACGATGATCGGAGTGACCGCGCGGGTAAAGATCCAGGACGGCAAGGAGCAGGCCTTCGAGGATTTCTGCAAGGGCGTCATCGACGCCGTCCGGGCCAACGAGCCGGGCAATCTGTTCTACAGCCTGTTCCGCACCGAGCGGAAAGGCGAGTACGTGTTCATCGAACGCTGGACCGACCAGGCAGCCATCGACGCCCACGGCACGGCGCCGCATATGAAGGCGGCGATTCCCCGGTTCGGCGAATTCGTCGCCGGCCCCGTGGAGTTGACCCAGTATGACGAGTTGCCCCAAGGCTAGGCCGGCGAGGCTGCGCTACAAGTTGTAGCGCAGCACCAGCAGGACCGAGAGCGACACGATCATGATCACCACCAGCGGCGCACCGGCGCGCAGATAGTCGCGGAATTCGTAGCCGCCGGCCGACATGATGAGAATATTGGTCTGGTAGGCGAACGGTGTCGCGTAGCAAAGATTGGCGCCGAACAGGACCGCGAGCACCAGCGGCTCGGCCGGGATGCCGAGCGTCTTCGCCAGGCTGACGGCGATGGGCGTGCAGACTGCCGCCGCCGCGGTGTTGGACGCGAAATTGGTCAGCAGGGTCGCGAACAGCATCATCGCGGCCAGGACGGCCGCAGCCGGCAAGGGCTGCAGCACGACGGCGAATATCTCGCCAAGCCATCCGGCGGCACCTGTCTCCATCAATGCCCGTCCCAGGGCGATGCTGGCGGCGACCAGCACGATCACCTGGGCGCTGAGGGCGCGGCCGATGCGGTCGAACCGGATGCACCCGGTCGCGATCATGGCGATGGAGCCGCCCAGCGCGGCAATCGAGATCGGCATCAGCTTGAACGATGCCAGGAACACGACCGCGGCCATAATGGCCATCGCGACGCTGGCCTTGCCGCTGCGCGGCATCTCTGCAGCACCTTCCAGGACCAGGGCGCTCTCGCCCAGTTCCATGGCCCGCAGCCGCTGCGCCGTTCCCTGGACCAGCACCACGTCGCCCAATTCCAGCACTTCGTCGGCCGAGTGATGCGGTTCCGCGAACAATGTGCGGTTCGGCCGGTGCAGACCGATTGCCACCACGCCGTAGCGATCGGCGATCTGCGCCGACTTGATGGACTGACCGGTCAGCGGCGAATCCGCGCCCACCACCAGTTCGGCGACCACATCGTCGTCATCGTCGGCGGGGTCGTCGCGCAGGGATCGCAGGGTCTCCAGCACGGTGGGATGGGCGAGCGGCGCCTTCAGGTCCTCGCTGGCCTCGCGCAGGTGGGCCATGGTGCCCTCGACCCTGACGAGATCGCCGGGCTCCAGCTTGCTGACAGCCTGGGCGCCGTATTCCATGAAGTCGGGGCGAATGACCGAGGTGATCTTCAGCTCGTGGCCGATGCGCTTTTCCAGCTCGCTGGTCGGCGTCCCGACCACGGTGCTCTGCGGCACGATGAACAGCGCGGCCTCGAACAGCCGTGACGATCCGGATGCCGCCGACGAGTTGCTCGGCAGCAGCCGGGGCATGACGAACCACAGATAGGGCAGGGCGATAACGCCCGCCATCAGCGCGATGTCGGCGAAATGGAACACGCTGAAGCGTGGCAGACCCAGATCGGCCGCGATGGAGGTGACGAGCAGGTTGGTCGAGGTGCCGATCGTGGTCGCCATGCCGCCGATCAGGATCGCGCAGTTGACCGGCATCAGCGTCTTGGACGCCGGCACGCCCACCCGGGTCGCCAGATTGAGCAGGATCGGCAGGGTCAGCACCATGACCGGCGTGTCGTTGACGACCATGCTCAGGCCGGCAGCGATGACGAGGCTGCACAGCATGCCCAGCGGCTTGTTCGCGCGCCACAGCCGGGCGAGGAAGCGACCGGCGGGCTCCAGCGCACCGGTCACCACCAGCCCGCGTCCCAGGATCATCAGGCAGCAGATGGCGACCAGGGCCTCGTGTCCAAAGCCGCCAAAGGCGATGGCCATTCCGGTGAAGCCCTCGCCGGTCTCCAGCGGAAAGAAATAGAAGCCCAGCGCCAGGATGCCGATCACCATCATCGACACCAGCTCGATCCGGAGCTTGCCGGTCGCGAACAGCCAAAAGGTGCCAATGGTCAGGAGAATGGTGGCGAATGCGTGGATGGATGGCAGCGTCAAGTTGCGCCCTTCGTCAGCTTGGGGCGGCAGTTATGTGCTGCTCCGTAACATCCGTCAATTCGAAGCATCACACGGGGAACGGGTCCCCGGCCACCCGGTCGATTCAGCCTACCCTAATCCAGCTTAAATGCCTCGAACTTGCTTTTATAGTCCGGATGCCAGCGGGAAAGCGGCGGCCGGTTCCTGACGATGTCGTCCGCCGACCACCGGATACGCTTTCGGTCCATGTCGCTCGAGACGTCGTTGTCGGGACAGATGACGTAGAAGTCGCCAGCGGCCATGGCGTCCATGGCATAATCGACCACCTGATCGGCGGTCCACGCGCCGGGCGGCTTTTCCGCGCGGTTGCCCTTTGTGATGCCGGTGAAGGTGAAGCCGGGCACCAGCAGATGGGCGCTGATCCGGCAGCCGGGCGTGTTGCGCAACTCGTGCTGCAGCCCTTCGGTCAGCACCTTGATGCCTGCTTTGGTGACATTGTAGGCAGTGTTGCCGGGTGGACAGGTGATGCCCTGCTTGGAGCCGGTGTTGACGATGGCGCCCGCTGTTCCCTGCGCGATCATGGCGGGTGTGAAAGCCTGCACGCCATTGATCACGCCCCACAGATTGACCGCCAGTACCTGCTGCCAGCCCGCGTAGTCGGTGAACGGGCCGCCGCCCGCGCCGATGCCGGCATTGTTCATCAGCACGTGCACCGCGCCAAACGTATCGTAGGCTGTGTCTCTCAGGCGCTGGACGTCGTCCATGCGGCTGACATCGGTGCGCAGGGCAATCACGTCCGCGTCGCGCGACAGCGCCGCCACCTCGGCCCGCGCCGCCTCCAGCCGGTCGCTGACGTCGGCCAGGCAGACTTTCATTCCAGCTGAGGCGAAACGGCGGGCCGCGGCGAGTCCGATACCGCTCGCGCCGCCGGTAATGACGGCCACATTGCCGCTGCTGATTGCGGGGTGAAGTGGCATGGCCCTACTCCTGGAATGAACCGCCGGCGCCGGCGCCCCGATTGATTTGCCCGCGCGGCATTTTTCGCGATGACGGCGGCGGCTTGCCGGCCAGCTTCCAGCTGAAATCGTAGCTGGCGATCTGCGTCGCGGTGGCCAATTCGGCGCGGCGGGCTCCGGCATGCTCACGCAGATGGGCCAGCACGCCTGTCTCGCCGCCCAGCGCCGCCTGATGCCACTCATAGAGTTCGGACAGCCGCAGCGCGCCGCCCTTCAGCTTTACATTGTCCGTGTCGGCGATGAATCGCTCGGCGGCGG
The window above is part of the Emcibacter sp. SYSU 3D8 genome. Proteins encoded here:
- a CDS encoding VOC family protein; this translates as MRLPTDRNVFQNAWVVNDLEAAMTRWLDFYGIGPFYVLEQLNLDGTLYRGQPSELRLSVGLAQAQSVQIELIFQHSKGPSVYRDMVPEGQTGFHHVCTYTDDFAADKAYYEQAGYATAMEGGAPDGSVKFGYFDTRKDFDIFTEVISASPGILARNEMVRRASVDWDGSDPIRIITPDGWRAA
- a CDS encoding flavin reductase family protein, which translates into the protein MELDFAKLSRPERYKLLVSTVVPRPIALVTTVSKDGIVNSAPFSFFNAMSSEPPLVVLGLEVTDYSPRKDTGDNIRDTGEFVVSLVSEAIAPHMNLCAMDFPAEEDEMDSAGLTAVPGVKVNVPYIKESPVSFECKRMTTMEVGTGNRIVVGEVVYMHIDDACFDAEKMYVDAPMLKLIGRMHGGGWYTTTAGMFNMPRIAYADWAVERKRP
- a CDS encoding enolase C-terminal domain-like protein, translating into MTPKITGLRVRAAVVPRPRPLIFHTAKFTKSPLLLLDLETDAGVTGRAYLFCYHDEAVAPLVAMTRNMEPLLVGMDLEPLAINRKIWSSFRYLGMQGIAAMVLSVIDMAAWDALACSAGLPLARLLGGTAKPLATYDSTGLGGPDSVAREARELADAGFATIKIKLGYPTADDDLAVIRAIGAEVPGMKLMVDYNMRLSNIEAAARMAALEPEGLLWVEEPLDSGDLDGHAALARDFRTPIQMGENWWNVQDMARAVKAQATDCVMIDIGRIGGVTGWLQCAALAEAHGVPLSSHFFPEISAQMMSVTPTAHWLEFLEWASPILTEPVSAANGILEPSTRPGSGVEWDEAAVARYEIKL
- a CDS encoding VOC family protein, which gives rise to MTVTKYSLFQEAYFVDDIEDAIKRWNRLFGAGPFRRVPHHKTDKFDYRGTDTEADVSYAFGYQGDIMVQFIEQHDEKASIYRDMFKRGEEGHHHVGVLVHDFEVEYQRLLDMGFECACRLYADKVDAAYFDTRSVNGCFTEIHGDPPHILQSFATWKRAHELWRPGYSLYLEEQP
- a CDS encoding PEP-CTERM sorting domain-containing protein, with amino-acid sequence MGFVAAAFAVIVTTGAAQATPVNLISNGEFETPGSVTDYTIFPTNGVPGWGTTGSGIELWQQGFLGSPTTGSDGLSTGQSLELNANNGSDSVFQLFTVPLNITSSSAVLSFDAWPRQAALGAVSLVGTISGTILAPSSMAMNNALWTPNVFNVTVAAGETIRLVFQALGGNSAISPHVDQVAFTVDVPEPGALGLLCAGLMGLALVRRRRRSASF
- a CDS encoding MFS transporter, whose amino-acid sequence is MRLYYGWNVMAVAFMCQALVYGLAMYSFTFWVTHWMAEFGASRADLMWSTSFSIAAMGAMAPFAGRAMARVPIRILVCGGIASFVLAYVMLSQASAAWQVGAIYATLVGVALLLTGPLVAQALGAAWFRRNRGFAIGIGISGLAMGGFLMPPLTTWLIGELGWRHAHLALAALVAAVALPAAWLVVRSRPEDMGLEPEPAGDEAAMARTIMDGRAWTLREILGNRAFWILAIAFFTPNFAFRGIQQNWGPYAADIGLDAQTAAFIVSISAAGQMASKLAFGALSDRFGLRTLYWIAMACLAASALLLIGRPSMPAIWAFAALMGVAAGEFTLLGVFCARQFGARDFGKVMGMLLFLITLGSFGAVLAGWVRDVTGSYDGAYYMLLALLVPSIIAMAFLHPPRPAPRAAEAVPGA
- a CDS encoding putative quinol monooxygenase, with protein sequence MIGVIATLRIKAEQVDAFRTHMAGMTRTVESQEQGNHFYRGYATKDPQVFVALEAYRDRGALDAHGNSDHVAAVMPKVGAMLEGDVQVEILEQVW
- a CDS encoding putative quinol monooxygenase, with the protein product MIGVTARVKIQDGKEQAFEDFCKGVIDAVRANEPGNLFYSLFRTERKGEYVFIERWTDQAAIDAHGTAPHMKAAIPRFGEFVAGPVELTQYDELPQG
- a CDS encoding SLC13 family permease yields the protein MTLPSIHAFATILLTIGTFWLFATGKLRIELVSMMVIGILALGFYFFPLETGEGFTGMAIAFGGFGHEALVAICCLMILGRGLVVTGALEPAGRFLARLWRANKPLGMLCSLVIAAGLSMVVNDTPVMVLTLPILLNLATRVGVPASKTLMPVNCAILIGGMATTIGTSTNLLVTSIAADLGLPRFSVFHFADIALMAGVIALPYLWFVMPRLLPSNSSAASGSSRLFEAALFIVPQSTVVGTPTSELEKRIGHELKITSVIRPDFMEYGAQAVSKLEPGDLVRVEGTMAHLREASEDLKAPLAHPTVLETLRSLRDDPADDDDDVVAELVVGADSPLTGQSIKSAQIADRYGVVAIGLHRPNRTLFAEPHHSADEVLELGDVVLVQGTAQRLRAMELGESALVLEGAAEMPRSGKASVAMAIMAAVVFLASFKLMPISIAALGGSIAMIATGCIRFDRIGRALSAQVIVLVAASIALGRALMETGAAGWLGEIFAVVLQPLPAAAVLAAMMLFATLLTNFASNTAAAAVCTPIAVSLAKTLGIPAEPLVLAVLFGANLCYATPFAYQTNILIMSAGGYEFRDYLRAGAPLVVIMIVSLSVLLVLRYNL
- a CDS encoding SDR family NAD(P)-dependent oxidoreductase translates to MPLHPAISSGNVAVITGGASGIGLAAARRFASAGMKVCLADVSDRLEAARAEVAALSRDADVIALRTDVSRMDDVQRLRDTAYDTFGAVHVLMNNAGIGAGGGPFTDYAGWQQVLAVNLWGVINGVQAFTPAMIAQGTAGAIVNTGSKQGITCPPGNTAYNVTKAGIKVLTEGLQHELRNTPGCRISAHLLVPGFTFTGITKGNRAEKPPGAWTADQVVDYAMDAMAAGDFYVICPDNDVSSDMDRKRIRWSADDIVRNRPPLSRWHPDYKSKFEAFKLD